A stretch of DNA from Gemmatimonas sp.:
GAGCGCCAGCAACGCGCCCTTGGCCATCAGAATGGCCGGCGTGACGGAGAACTGACCATCAAACGGTGCAGCGGCGTACGGCAAGTTCGACAACCAGAACGCCGCGGCCGACGACGCAATCACGGCACCCAGCGCCACCCACAACGCCGACCGCGATCCACGTCCAAGCACGGCCATGATGATCACGAGTACGATGCCGCCGAGCAGGAAATGCTCGGGGAGCATCGCCAGCAGCGCGTCTTGCGCATTCACTGACGAAGTCATTGCGGCATTCACGGGGTCACCCCCGCTGACCCAGCAGGCGTCCGCGACGTCGTCACCAACGACTGGTACGACTTGGCCGCCAGTTCAGTCTTCTGCAACGCGCCATCCGGGAAGAGGCCAAGCGCGAACACGGCGATCGTGAGCAAGCCGAGGATGCTCTTCTCACGCAGCGACAGGTCGAGCAACGGATGTTCCGGCGAATGGTGCGGCGCCTTCACGGCGCCGAACAGGAAGGTGAGGGCGAAGCGCAGCATGTACATCGCGCCCAGCACCACGCCGGTGACCGCCACCGACGCGAGCACCAGCGGGAGATTGTTGCCGTCCAGATGCGCCGGCCAGGCCGCCGTGAAGGCGCCCATGAGCGCGAGGAATTCACCGGTGAAGCCGCTGGTGGTGGGCAATCCCACCGACGCCAGCGTGAAGATCATGAAGAACACCGAGTACACCGGCAGCAGGCGGGCCAAGCCGCCGTACGCCGCGAGTTCGCGCGTGTGGCAGCGATCGTAGATCATGCCGACCAGCAGGAACAGGCCGGCCGCCACCAGTCCGTGGCTCACCATCTGAATGATCGCGCCCTGAATGCCCACCAGCTCGAGACTGAGCAGCCCCAGCATCACGTAGCCCAGGTGACTGATCGACGAGTACGCGATGATCTTCTTGATGTCGGTCTGCACGAGCGCGAGGCAGGCGCCGTACACGATGCTGATCACGGCCAGCGTCGTCAGCAGCGGCGTGAAGGCGCGGGCGGCGTCGGGAAACAGCGGGAAGCCGAGCTTCATGAAACCGTAGGTGCCCATCTTGAGCAGCACACCGGCCAGAATAACCGAGCCCGCCGTGGGCGCTTCCACGTGCGCGTCGGGGAGCCACGTGTGCAGCGGCACCATCGGCACCTTGATCGCGAACGATAGCGCGAAGGCGCCCAGCAGGATCGTTTGCACCGACAGCGGCAGCTGCGTCTGATACAAGTCAGCGAACGCGAACGACAGCACGCCGCTGGTTTGCTGCATGGACTGCACGAGATAGATCACCGCGGCCAGCATGAGAATGCTGCCGAACGCGGTATACAGTACGAACTTGAGCGTGGCATACACACGCCGCGCGCCGCCCCACATGCCGATGATCAGGAACATCGGGATCAGCATCGCTTCCCAGAACAGATAGAACAGGAAGAGATCCTGGGCCACGAAGGCGCCCATCATGGCGAACTGCAGCAGCAGCACCATGACGTGAAAGAGCGGCACATCCTTCTTGATCGACGTCCACGCGCCCAGCACCACGATCGGCCCCAGGAACGCCGTGAGCAGCACGAGC
This window harbors:
- a CDS encoding NADH-quinone oxidoreductase subunit M; translated protein: MSEFTSEFTMGPMLLNLVLWLPIVGVSLVLLAARANDGLSRLIAAGVMTVQFALMTVLYLQFDATAAGLQFATQLPWIAQWGVSYLIGLDGFNILLVLLTAFLGPIVVLGAWTSIKKDVPLFHVMVLLLQFAMMGAFVAQDLFLFYLFWEAMLIPMFLIIGMWGGARRVYATLKFVLYTAFGSILMLAAVIYLVQSMQQTSGVLSFAFADLYQTQLPLSVQTILLGAFALSFAIKVPMVPLHTWLPDAHVEAPTAGSVILAGVLLKMGTYGFMKLGFPLFPDAARAFTPLLTTLAVISIVYGACLALVQTDIKKIIAYSSISHLGYVMLGLLSLELVGIQGAIIQMVSHGLVAAGLFLLVGMIYDRCHTRELAAYGGLARLLPVYSVFFMIFTLASVGLPTTSGFTGEFLALMGAFTAAWPAHLDGNNLPLVLASVAVTGVVLGAMYMLRFALTFLFGAVKAPHHSPEHPLLDLSLREKSILGLLTIAVFALGLFPDGALQKTELAAKSYQSLVTTSRTPAGSAGVTP